A genomic segment from Syntrophorhabdales bacterium encodes:
- the hpt gene encoding hypoxanthine phosphoribosyltransferase — translation MNDVLKPLFTRQQIRKAVKRLGTAISRDYRGEEVICICILKGSFMFTSDLVREIKLPTIVDFIRVSSYGHGTSSKGEITITKDLEVDIAGKHVLIIEDIVDSGLTLKWLRDTLLDRNPKSLKIVCLLDKKARRKIDIACDYIGLAIDDGFVVGYGIDYAEKYRNLPDILIVEKS, via the coding sequence ATGAATGATGTTCTAAAGCCTTTATTTACCCGTCAGCAGATAAGGAAAGCCGTCAAGAGACTGGGTACGGCTATCTCGCGCGATTATCGGGGCGAGGAAGTGATCTGCATCTGCATCCTGAAGGGCTCCTTCATGTTCACCTCGGACCTGGTACGGGAAATAAAACTCCCGACTATCGTCGATTTCATACGTGTTTCGTCGTATGGCCATGGAACGTCGTCAAAAGGCGAGATTACCATCACCAAGGATCTGGAAGTGGATATTGCCGGGAAACATGTGCTCATTATAGAAGATATTGTTGATTCGGGCCTGACCCTCAAGTGGTTGCGGGACACCTTACTGGACAGAAATCCGAAAAGCTTGAAGATAGTCTGCCTGCTGGACAAGAAAGCGCGAAGGAAGATTGACATTGCCTGCGATTATATCGGCCTTGCCATTGATGATGGATTCGTTGTGGGCTACGGGATCGACTATGCAGAAAAATATCGCAACCTGCCGGACATACTTATAGTGGAGAAGAGCTGA
- a CDS encoding MBL fold metallo-hydrolase yields the protein MKLKWYGHSAFKLTTEKGARIIVDPYESGFGNGGLTYANITDEADLVLTSHDHGDHNYVQSIKGNFTRIQKEGSYDVASVKVTAIACFHDPSKGKDRGNNLIFVIEADGLKIVHVGDLGHNLDQDILKRLGSVDVLLLPVGGFYTIDAKEATDVMNAIKPRLTIPMHYKTEKCAFPITTLDEFTKGKKAVKTVGAAELDVTKQSLPGEAEIWVLKYAL from the coding sequence ATGAAATTGAAGTGGTATGGTCACTCGGCATTCAAGCTCACGACGGAAAAAGGAGCGCGGATCATTGTTGATCCCTACGAATCGGGTTTCGGAAACGGCGGGCTGACGTACGCAAACATCACGGACGAAGCAGACCTCGTGCTCACGAGCCACGACCACGGAGACCACAACTACGTGCAAAGTATCAAGGGGAACTTCACCAGGATTCAAAAAGAAGGGTCGTATGATGTCGCTTCTGTAAAGGTGACGGCAATAGCCTGCTTTCACGACCCCTCAAAGGGCAAAGACAGGGGCAATAATCTGATTTTCGTGATTGAGGCGGATGGGTTAAAGATTGTCCATGTCGGGGACCTGGGCCATAATCTGGATCAGGATATCCTTAAGAGACTGGGCTCGGTGGACGTGCTGCTCCTGCCTGTTGGCGGCTTTTATACGATAGATGCAAAGGAAGCTACAGACGTCATGAACGCAATTAAGCCGAGGCTTACGATACCCATGCATTATAAGACGGAGAAGTGTGCATTTCCGATTACCACACTCGATGAGTTTACGAAAGGCAAGAAGGCCGTTAAGACAGTGGGCGCGGCCGAGCTGGACGTGACAAAGCAGAGCTTACCTGGCGAAGCGGAGATTTGGGTCCTCAAATACGCCCTGTAG
- a CDS encoding exonuclease domain-containing protein — protein MNGLNLAIVDVETTGTSPGYDRIIEVGVLRIKDGTLVDTYSTLVDPERSIPYHIENLTGITNKDLSGAPTFGDIKGHLIRLLEGCVFVAHNARFDYGFLRHEFGREGIDFSANCLCTARLSRKLFPHERRHGLDSIIRRFGIACQNRHRAFDDAQVLWEFLDLLRDRVDASRLATAIREVLKTANLPSCIDQSMIRSLPDSAGVYILYADDGSTLYVGDACNIRNGVLSHFSGGYRSTKEALLSQQVRDVRVIKTAGELGARLLARTLMRELYPMYNRKPLAGKRLVVAKKTLTGNGYLTTLIEPLLSCSPSELRDVLGIFRTKRKAREFLLARAKEHGLCPKLMELEKGDGQCSHVQTDICHGACTGVEPPRSYNERFVRAFAASGIKAWPFSGPVLVEERAGSGEGEAFLIDQWCIMGSFKFDDTGAEQFKRAAHAFDYDSYKILAEHLLNPRKNIRLRSVASTELQNILQQA, from the coding sequence ATGAACGGCCTAAACTTAGCCATTGTGGATGTGGAGACAACGGGCACAAGCCCCGGCTATGATCGCATCATAGAGGTGGGGGTACTGCGAATAAAGGACGGCACGCTGGTAGATACTTACTCAACCCTCGTCGATCCTGAGAGAAGCATTCCCTACCACATTGAAAACCTGACCGGCATCACGAATAAGGACCTTTCGGGCGCGCCTACGTTCGGTGACATCAAAGGACATCTCATCAGGCTCTTGGAAGGCTGTGTCTTCGTCGCCCATAACGCCCGGTTCGACTATGGATTCCTGAGACATGAATTTGGGCGGGAGGGGATCGACTTTTCAGCAAATTGCCTCTGCACGGCCCGCCTGTCACGTAAGCTTTTTCCACATGAGCGAAGACACGGCCTTGACAGCATCATCAGGAGATTCGGCATAGCCTGTCAAAACAGGCATCGGGCTTTTGACGACGCGCAGGTGCTGTGGGAGTTTCTTGACCTTCTCAGGGACCGCGTGGATGCTTCGCGACTGGCTACCGCTATCCGGGAGGTACTCAAGACCGCAAACCTCCCTTCTTGCATTGATCAGTCAATGATACGCTCACTCCCTGACTCTGCCGGTGTTTATATCCTCTATGCTGATGATGGCAGCACGCTCTATGTAGGGGATGCCTGCAACATCCGGAATGGTGTTCTTTCGCATTTTTCCGGCGGCTACAGATCGACAAAAGAGGCGCTGCTTTCTCAACAGGTACGAGACGTCAGGGTAATTAAGACGGCAGGCGAGTTAGGAGCACGCCTCCTGGCACGCACGCTTATGCGCGAATTGTATCCCATGTACAACCGCAAGCCCCTGGCTGGCAAGAGACTGGTCGTGGCAAAAAAAACGCTTACCGGTAACGGCTACCTCACGACTCTCATAGAACCACTGCTGTCATGTTCCCCATCTGAGTTAAGGGATGTCTTGGGAATATTCCGAACGAAGAGAAAAGCCAGGGAGTTTCTCCTGGCACGGGCAAAGGAGCATGGGTTGTGCCCGAAGCTCATGGAACTGGAGAAAGGCGATGGCCAGTGCTCCCACGTACAGACTGACATCTGCCATGGGGCCTGCACCGGCGTAGAACCTCCCCGCTCGTACAACGAGAGATTCGTGAGAGCCTTCGCCGCAAGCGGCATCAAAGCCTGGCCCTTTTCCGGCCCTGTTCTGGTTGAAGAGCGCGCCGGATCCGGTGAAGGCGAAGCCTTCCTCATTGATCAGTGGTGCATAATGGGATCATTTAAGTTTGACGACACTGGGGCAGAGCAATTTAAGCGAGCCGCACATGCTTTCGACTATGATTCCTACAAGATACTGGCAGAGCACCTTCTGAATCCGAGAAAGAACATAAGGCTCAGGAGTGTGGCTTCCACTGAACTTCAGAACATCCTCCAACAAGCGTAA
- a CDS encoding DsrE family protein, with product MEEKKNTEMCEKEEGSTKRDFLKMAMGAGLGMAGIGSLVGTPAMAQADKAGKYVVVITHGGDDPNRAILGLLMAQTVADKGWGKVYVWMTLGGADLANKRRVEIIDSPIYKKFGTAAEIMKKIKDKGGWFGCCPPCAEYFGSTGSEKIDYVEMAGGDWLMKNIQDAWVSWF from the coding sequence ATGGAAGAAAAGAAGAACACAGAGATGTGTGAAAAAGAAGAAGGCTCCACCAAGCGCGATTTTCTCAAGATGGCAATGGGTGCAGGCCTCGGCATGGCCGGAATCGGTTCTCTGGTCGGCACTCCGGCGATGGCCCAGGCAGACAAAGCGGGCAAGTACGTGGTTGTCATCACCCACGGAGGCGATGACCCTAACAGGGCTATTCTAGGCCTTCTGATGGCGCAAACCGTGGCAGACAAAGGCTGGGGCAAGGTTTACGTTTGGATGACATTGGGCGGCGCAGACCTGGCCAACAAGAGACGGGTCGAAATAATCGATTCCCCCATTTACAAGAAATTCGGCACTGCCGCAGAGATCATGAAAAAGATCAAGGACAAGGGCGGATGGTTCGGCTGCTGCCCTCCCTGTGCCGAGTACTTTGGTTCAACAGGAAGTGAGAAGATCGATTACGTCGAGATGGCCGGGGGCGACTGGCTCATGAAAAACATCCAGGATGCCTGGGTGTCTTGGTTCTGA
- a CDS encoding bifunctional acetate--CoA ligase family protein/GNAT family N-acetyltransferase, with product MSDIKRMLDPRTIALVGASEREYSTGNTLLQNLIAANDSERLLFPVNPNRKKILDLECFPNIAAIPRSIDLAVIVTPAPTVPAIVEECGNADVGGVLIVSGGFGEAGPEGEKLEKEITEIARRHALRVLGPNSLGLLRPHIGLNATPLKRIPDKGNIAFISQSGAFGRALLYWGMDVHIGFSMFASLGSMIDVDFGELIDFLGYDPHTRSIMLYIEEEIGNVKKFVSAARGFARNKVIVVLKPSRPNGGGYQALSHTGQMATHERVYDAVFKRVGVVRVKSAADLFNTAAVLDAKHLPKGPKLMIITNAAGVGVMATNTLNDIGGRLAVCSKENEGKFKVSLPPFWKPGNPIDVLRDADVERYENVIRICLEDPNVDGVLVIFTAQGSAEPGELAHAVVRLAHQAWKPIITSWVGGGDVQEARRVFVENNVPTYATPEEAVRTYFYMYSYERNLELMHETPSDLSVDQSPPKNNLKTLIRRIAASGRTVLTEEESKRFLINYGIPTIKTYVAHSPEQAVSAARTLGYPLVIKIASPDITYKSDVGGVITGITSDEELRADYDRLLKRVEENSPGAQVAGITVQKMVEKIDYEVILGAKKDEDFGSVILFGMGGTSVQIFQDFALALPPLNQTLARRLMEETKAYRLLKGYRGKQPADLKKLEQIIVSFSNLITDFPEIAEVDINPIAVTDGATYALDARIVIDKNCMSYTSPYPHLIITPYPTRYIMSWRMPDGTEVLLRPIRPEDEPMEHEMLMSLSEKTMRERFFQAIKHITHEMHIRFCNIDYDREMAIVAELREGEKRRIIGIGRLIIEPDGKSGEFAVVVQDDFHGKGLGYKLVDMIIGIAQERGLHEVYALVQSDNTRMLNVCRKLGCSVEQLPEKLSRVSLQLT from the coding sequence ATGAGTGATATCAAACGGATGCTTGACCCAAGGACGATAGCGCTCGTGGGTGCCAGCGAGCGTGAGTACTCGACGGGCAATACCCTGCTGCAGAATCTGATCGCGGCTAATGACAGCGAAAGACTTCTCTTTCCTGTTAACCCCAACAGGAAGAAGATCCTGGATCTGGAATGCTTTCCGAATATAGCCGCGATACCCAGGTCCATCGACCTTGCCGTGATTGTAACTCCTGCGCCCACAGTTCCGGCAATAGTGGAAGAATGCGGCAACGCAGACGTAGGAGGCGTGCTGATCGTTTCGGGAGGTTTTGGAGAAGCAGGTCCCGAAGGAGAGAAACTGGAAAAAGAGATAACAGAGATCGCGAGGAGGCATGCGCTGCGCGTACTTGGGCCGAATAGCCTCGGTCTCTTGAGACCGCACATAGGTTTGAATGCAACACCGCTTAAGCGCATACCTGATAAAGGCAACATCGCTTTTATTTCGCAGAGTGGCGCCTTTGGCAGAGCCTTACTTTACTGGGGCATGGATGTACACATAGGTTTCAGCATGTTTGCCTCGTTGGGTTCGATGATCGACGTTGATTTTGGAGAACTTATTGACTTCCTCGGGTATGATCCGCACACGCGCAGCATAATGCTTTACATCGAAGAAGAGATCGGCAATGTAAAGAAATTTGTGAGCGCTGCCAGAGGGTTTGCGCGCAATAAAGTAATCGTTGTTCTCAAGCCTTCCCGACCAAACGGCGGTGGCTACCAGGCTCTGTCGCACACGGGTCAGATGGCCACCCACGAAAGAGTCTACGACGCGGTATTCAAGAGGGTCGGGGTTGTAAGGGTCAAGTCTGCCGCTGACCTCTTTAACACTGCAGCAGTCCTTGACGCCAAGCACCTGCCCAAGGGGCCCAAGCTCATGATCATCACGAATGCGGCTGGCGTCGGGGTCATGGCCACCAATACATTGAATGATATCGGGGGAAGGCTCGCCGTGTGCTCCAAAGAAAACGAGGGCAAGTTCAAGGTCAGCCTGCCTCCGTTCTGGAAGCCCGGCAACCCCATTGATGTTCTGAGGGATGCGGACGTCGAAAGGTACGAGAATGTCATCAGGATATGCCTTGAAGACCCGAACGTTGATGGTGTGCTGGTAATTTTTACTGCCCAAGGCAGTGCAGAGCCCGGCGAACTGGCCCACGCAGTTGTGCGGCTCGCCCATCAAGCCTGGAAGCCGATAATCACGAGCTGGGTCGGGGGAGGAGACGTGCAGGAGGCGCGACGAGTTTTCGTCGAGAACAACGTTCCCACGTATGCTACGCCGGAAGAGGCGGTGCGAACCTACTTTTACATGTACAGCTACGAGCGGAACCTGGAACTCATGCATGAGACTCCGTCAGATCTCTCGGTCGACCAATCGCCTCCTAAGAACAATTTAAAAACACTCATCCGAAGGATTGCGGCAAGCGGGAGAACCGTGCTCACAGAAGAAGAATCGAAGCGATTTCTGATCAATTACGGCATTCCTACAATCAAAACCTACGTGGCCCACTCGCCCGAGCAGGCTGTGAGTGCAGCGAGAACGTTAGGTTATCCATTGGTCATCAAGATTGCCTCTCCGGATATCACCTACAAGAGCGACGTGGGCGGCGTGATTACCGGCATCACGTCAGATGAAGAACTGCGAGCCGATTATGACCGGTTGCTCAAACGAGTAGAGGAGAATTCCCCTGGCGCTCAAGTTGCGGGTATTACCGTACAAAAGATGGTTGAGAAGATAGATTACGAAGTGATTCTCGGTGCCAAGAAAGATGAAGATTTCGGTTCCGTGATACTGTTCGGCATGGGCGGTACTAGCGTGCAGATTTTTCAGGATTTTGCGCTGGCGTTGCCGCCTCTGAATCAGACTCTGGCGCGCAGACTGATGGAAGAGACAAAGGCCTACAGGCTGTTGAAAGGATATCGGGGAAAACAACCGGCTGATCTCAAGAAGCTGGAGCAGATAATCGTCAGCTTCTCCAACCTTATTACGGATTTTCCTGAGATAGCAGAAGTGGATATTAATCCGATAGCGGTGACCGACGGTGCAACCTATGCGTTAGATGCGCGCATCGTTATAGATAAGAACTGCATGAGCTACACCTCACCCTATCCGCACCTGATCATTACCCCATATCCTACGCGATACATCATGTCCTGGCGAATGCCGGACGGAACCGAGGTACTGCTTCGGCCAATACGGCCGGAAGATGAACCCATGGAGCATGAGATGCTGATGAGCCTGTCTGAGAAGACCATGCGTGAGAGGTTCTTCCAGGCAATCAAGCACATCACGCATGAGATGCACATCCGTTTCTGCAACATAGATTACGACAGGGAGATGGCGATCGTTGCGGAGCTCCGTGAAGGCGAAAAGAGAAGAATCATCGGAATAGGGCGATTGATCATCGAACCTGACGGCAAAAGCGGCGAATTCGCAGTGGTAGTGCAGGATGACTTCCATGGTAAGGGCCTTGGGTATAAGCTTGTGGACATGATAATCGGCATCGCCCAGGAAAGAGGGCTCCACGAGGTTTATGCGCTGGTGCAATCAGACAACACGAGGATGCTCAATGTGTGCAGGAAACTGGGGTGTTCCGTTGAACAATTGCCGGAGAAGTTGAGTAGGGTGAGCCTTCAGCTGACCTGA
- a CDS encoding SagB/ThcOx family dehydrogenase, with the protein MEQKRDQSMESVGAFFQEKTKYTPERLRGHTLDWSKFPDTYKSYEAPLARITLPKPEVKGETTLWQLLQKRRSRRAYRVEQTITKGLLSALLWATQGLTARQGKMYFRTAPSAGGLYPVETYLSVRAVEGLEPGIYHFRPLEADLELLKKGNFGKSLARAALGQQLVSDAQVTFIWSAVMERSTWKYRERAYRYIYIDAGHIGQNLYLAAEALGLGACTIGAFLDDDINQMIEIDGVSETVIYLGCVGWPSGEKHE; encoded by the coding sequence ATGGAGCAGAAAAGAGATCAGTCGATGGAGAGTGTGGGCGCCTTTTTCCAGGAAAAAACAAAATACACGCCGGAGAGGCTGCGCGGCCATACCCTTGACTGGAGCAAATTTCCGGATACGTACAAGAGTTATGAGGCTCCTCTCGCACGGATCACTCTCCCGAAGCCCGAGGTAAAGGGGGAGACGACGCTCTGGCAGCTCTTGCAGAAACGAAGGTCAAGAAGGGCTTACAGAGTGGAGCAGACTATTACGAAGGGACTTCTCTCGGCGCTGCTCTGGGCAACCCAGGGGCTCACCGCTCGCCAGGGAAAGATGTACTTCAGAACTGCGCCCTCGGCGGGCGGGCTCTATCCAGTGGAGACGTATCTATCAGTGAGAGCCGTTGAAGGACTTGAGCCGGGCATCTATCATTTCAGGCCTCTGGAAGCTGACCTGGAGTTGCTGAAGAAGGGCAATTTCGGGAAAAGTTTGGCAAGGGCAGCATTGGGACAGCAACTGGTCAGCGATGCACAGGTTACCTTCATCTGGTCTGCCGTGATGGAACGGAGCACATGGAAGTATAGGGAGAGAGCCTATCGCTACATTTATATCGATGCGGGGCACATAGGACAGAATCTTTACCTGGCAGCTGAAGCGTTGGGACTGGGGGCGTGCACGATCGGCGCTTTTCTTGATGACGATATAAATCAGATGATAGAGATCGACGGCGTCAGCGAAACAGTCATCTATCTTGGCTGTGTGGGATGGCCGTCTGGAGAGAAACACGAGTGA